ATATCTTTGCAATGGCAAAAAGGAAAGGTGGAAGTTCAAAAAGCGAAAAACATGAAAAAGCTCCACCACCTACTGAGACCAGTGTACCGACTGTGGTGTCCTTGGCGGAGCCAGAAATTATACCAACAACCCCCATTGCAGAGCTTGTTAAGGTGCATGAGCCTATTCCTGAAGATCAGCAACGAGACCTTTTCAAGTGGATACTTGACGAGAAGAGAAAGCTTAAACCCAAGGACAGAAGTGAAAAGAAACAAATCGATGATGAAAAGGCAATTCTGAAGCATTTTAT
This genomic stretch from Amaranthus tricolor cultivar Red isolate AtriRed21 chromosome 9, ASM2621246v1, whole genome shotgun sequence harbors:
- the LOC130824429 gene encoding uncharacterized protein LOC130824429, which gives rise to MDSRMQRYKFAWRIFMIANFGVGAYIFAMAKRKGGSSKSEKHEKAPPPTETSVPTVVSLAEPEIIPTTPIAELVKVHEPIPEDQQRDLFKWILDEKRKLKPKDRSEKKQIDDEKAILKHFIRATSIPPF